The window AGGCGGAGGAGTACGTCGCTTCGGCGCGCATCTTCTGCAAGCTCGCCGAGGCGAAGATCTCGGAGGCTTATACCTACGTGATGAACTCCACGACGGAGGATATCGCGCTGTTCAAGGCCGTCGAGCAGGAGAACTGACGACTGCGGATGCGAATCCGTTTACCGGGAGGGCTTTTTTCGAAGGTCCTCCCGTTTTTTTGCAGCGCGGTTTTTGCTATATTTACGGCTGTAAACCCTTAAACCGGAAAATTATGATCAAGAAATTGCTGATGGCGGCCGTCGTTCTGGCGATGGCCGTGCCCGCCGCGGCTCAGGGATCGCGCCGCAGCGAGATTTCCGTCTCCTACGGTTTCGCGCCCGTGACGGACTGGATCGACGCATACAGCGACCTGCTGACGGGCGCCGATACGGACCCCTCGGGATGGGGCGCCGTCACCGTGGGGTACAGCTTCCGGGTGATCGGCAGCCTGCGCATCGGGGCACAGGTCGTCTATTCGTCGAACACGCAGGAGATCAAGGGCTCCGGTTCGGAGATCAAAAACCGTTACTGGACCGTGATGCCCAATGCGAAGTGGAACTGGCTCAATCTGAAGATCGTGTCGTTCTATACGCGGGTCGGTGCGGGCGCTTCGTTCGCCAAGGCCAAGGTCGGGGGACAGAGCGACAAATCCACGTTGTTCGCCTTCCAGGTGTCGCCCGTCGGCGTCGAGGTCGGGGGACGCATCGCGGCTTATGCCGAGGCGGGTATCGGCACCTCGGGCAGTCTGCTGGTCGGTGCGCGTTACCGCTTCTGATCGCCCCGAGGCATGAAAAAAGCCTGCATCCGACGGATGCAGGCTTTTTCGTTGCGGTCAGGTCTTTGCCTATGCCTGCACCGGTTCTTTTTCGGCCATCACGCAGCGCGTCGTGCCGAAGAGATTGAGATTGAGGTGCCCGGCGATGAACGCCAGCGCCTTCTGGGCCTTCACCGAGTTGCCGGCCTCGTCCAGCGGGGGAGCGAACGCCGCTACGCCCATCACGCCCGGCACGACGCCCATGATGCCGCCGCCGACGCCCGTTTTGGCGGGGAGCCCCGTCGTGAAGAGCCAGTCGCCCGTGTGCTCGTAGAACCCCACGGTCGCCATCATCGAGGCGATCTTGGGTGTGAGCTCGGGTTTGAACACCTCTTTTTTGGTCACGGGGTTCACGCCGCTGTTGGCGATCGTTGCGGCCATCGTGGCCAGCTGTTTGGCTGTCACGCCGATCGAACATTGCCGCGTGTAGATGTCCAGCGCCATGTCGGGATCGTCGTAGATGCGGTTGTAATTCTTCAACAGCCACGCGATCGACTTGTTGTTGAAATTGGTCGCCGTTTCCGACTTGTAGAGTT of the Alistipes senegalensis JC50 genome contains:
- a CDS encoding outer membrane beta-barrel protein, with protein sequence MIKKLLMAAVVLAMAVPAAAQGSRRSEISVSYGFAPVTDWIDAYSDLLTGADTDPSGWGAVTVGYSFRVIGSLRIGAQVVYSSNTQEIKGSGSEIKNRYWTVMPNAKWNWLNLKIVSFYTRVGAGASFAKAKVGGQSDKSTLFAFQVSPVGVEVGGRIAAYAEAGIGTSGSLLVGARYRF
- the glsA gene encoding glutaminase A; translated protein: MIQKIDKKAVQEALRTAYERCKNETGGKNADYIPYLANVPSNLFGIAACLPDGDVVAVGDVDYKFGIESVSKVPTAILAMNQYSGQEVLDKIGADATGLPFNSIMAILLENDHPSTPLVNAGAISACSMVKPVGDSNGKWKAIASFIADLAGSEVEVIDELYKSETATNFNNKSIAWLLKNYNRIYDDPDMALDIYTRQCSIGVTAKQLATMAATIANSGVNPVTKKEVFKPELTPKIASMMATVGFYEHTGDWLFTTGLPAKTGVGGGIMGVVPGVMGVAAFAPPLDEAGNSVKAQKALAFIAGHLNLNLFGTTRCVMAEKEPVQA